The Amphiprion ocellaris isolate individual 3 ecotype Okinawa chromosome 6, ASM2253959v1, whole genome shotgun sequence genome contains a region encoding:
- the rasl10a gene encoding ras-like protein family member 10A: protein MVETLSIAVIGAPGVGKTSIIRQFIYNDFSEVYTPTRTRYVYRPSVILNGNIYELKVLDVPPISSFPSSSSQEWLDLRCRGVRNANAYILVYDICCVESFEYVKMIRQQIVEHREGSSSEVPILVVGNKRDLQRQRFMPRRAVSVLVKKTWKCGYVECSAKFNWHVVLLFKELLGIAVARGMRQNHTSIRLQGALQRNRCTIM, encoded by the exons ATGGTGGAGACGCTGAGTATCGCAGTGATCGGTGCTCCCGGAGTGGGCAAAACTTCTATAATCCGCCAGTTCATCTATAACGATTTCTCGGAGGTGTACACGCCGACCAGGACCAGATATGTGTACAGACCCTCCGTCATTCTGAACGGGAACATTTATGAGCTGAAGGTTTTGGACGTCCCGCCAATCTCCTCTTTTCCATCCAGCTCCAGTCAG GAGTGGCTGGATTTACGTTGCAGAGGCGTCCGCAATGCCAACGCTTACATCCTGGTGTACGACATCTGCTGCGTGGAGAGCTTTGAATATGTCAAAATGATCAGACAGCAGATAGTAGAGCACAG GGAAGGCAGCAGCAGCGAGGTGCCAATCCTGGTGGTGGGCAACAAGAGGGACCTGCAGCGGCAGCGCTTCATGCCTCGCAGGGCGGTGTCTGTCCTGGTGAAGAAGACCTGGAAGTGCGGTTATGTGGAGTGCTCTGCCAAGTTTAACTGGCATGTTGTCCTGCTCTTCAAGGAGCTGCTGGGCATCGCTGTGGCACGAGGCATGCGCCAGAACCACACCTCCATCCGGCTTCAGGGGGCGCTACAGAGGAATCGCTGCACCATCATGTGA